CCGCAGGCTCAGTCTGTAGCTGAGAAGCCTGAGCTGGCTGCCCGGGTTTTGGGTGGTATTCAGGTGGGTGCTGGCGCGTTGTTGGCGATGGGCCGTATGCCGCGTTTGGCTTCGGCTTTGATCGTTGCGGCTCAGTCAGCCACGTTGTTGGCTGACGGTGTTCCACAGCATAAGGATGGTTCGCGTGCCCTGGCTGTGACCACGCAACTGGGCCTGACAGGTGGCGCGCTATTGGCTGTGGTTGATACTGATGGCAAGCCGTCACTCGCCTACCGCACACAGAAGGCATCGAAGAAGGCTTCGAAGAAGGCGCGGAAGCAGGCTAAGAAGGCTGCTGACGCGGCTGGTTTGTCGTCCTAATCATGGGGTGTCCCCTCGGCTGGCGGTTGCTGGTTGAGGGGACGCTTTTTATTTGAAGGGTTTTATTTGGCTTCCATGCACTCGACGTTGTGGCTGGCTCCCGCTAAGGATGGCCCGCTGGATGCTGTTGTTGAGATCCCGGGTTCTAAGTCTCTAACGAACCGTCACCTGGTTCTGGCGGCGTTGGCTGATGCGCCAACGCGTGTGGTGGGGGCTTTGCGCTCACGTGACACCGATTTGATGGTTGAGGCGCTCTCAGCGTTGGGTGTCGGTTTTGAGTGGGTGGATTCTTCAACGTTGTTGGTCACGCCTCTGGGTGAGGAGGCGTTGCAGGAGCGGTCCCCGGTTTCGATTGATTGTGGGCTTGCAGGTACGGTGATGCGTTTTGTGCCGTATGTGGCGGCGTTGTTGCGTAGGCCAGTGACGTTTGATGGGGATGCGGCTGCTCGTGTACGCCCGATGGATGCTGTGATCGCGGGTTTGCGTGCCCTTGGCGCGGATGTCGCGGGTGGTGAGGATGATTTCCTTCCGTTCACGGTGACCGGCTCTGACCGGGTTGCCGGTGGCGAGATTTCCTTGGACGCATCGGGTTCGAGCCAGTTTGTATCGGGCCCGTTGTTGGTGGGTGCGCGTTTGCCGCGTGGTTTGGTGGTGCGGCATGCCGGTGGCGCGGTGCCCTCGCCGCAGCATGTTGAGATGACGGTTGAGACTCTGCGTGCTGCCGGCGTGGATGCTTCGGTGGGTGCTGACGGTGTTTCGTGGTCGGTGGCTGCTGGCTCGATCTCGCCGGGTGATGTTGTGGTGGAGCCTGATTTATCGAATGCTGGCCCGTTTTTGGCGGCGGCGTTGGTGTGTGGTGGCCGGGTTGCGATTCCGCGCTGGCCTGCGTCGACTACACAGATTGGCGCTGAGTGGGAGAGGCTTTTACCGCGTTTTGGGGCACGCGTGCACCGGGAGCCGGATGCGTTTGGGACTGAACAGTTGGTGGTGACTGGCGGGGAGAGGATTTCTGGGGTTGAGGCCGATGGCCTAGCTGAGTTGGCGCCGACGGCTGCGGCTTTGTGTGCGCTGGCTGATGGGCCGAGCAGGTTGGGTGGTATTGCTCATTTGCGTGGGCATGAGACGGACCGTTTGGCTGCGTTAGCGACGGAGCTTTCGAAGGTGGGTTCGCCGACTGTGGAGACCGAGGATGGGTTGGTGATCAGCCCTACAGGCGAGCTGCGGCCCACCGTGTTTGGCTCGTATGAGGACCACCGGATGGCTACCGCGGGCGCGATCATCGGCTTGGCCGTTGATGGCCTCAAGGTCGAAAACATCGAGACCACTTCGAAGACGATGCCCGACTTCCCTGGAATGTGGTCTGACATGCTCTCACAGAAGGCTATCGACTTCCCCGGCACCGAGGACCCCTCAGCCGGCCAAGCGTCAGTTGACACCCAGGGCGGTGGGCAGTGATGGCGCGGCGCGAATGGTCTGAGGAGGACGTCCGCATCCGTCCGAATAAGCGTGGAACCAGGCCGCGGACCAAGGACCGGCCGGCACATGCTGATGCGGTGTTGGCGATGGTCGTGGGCGTTGATCGCGGCCGCTACCGTTGCGTGCTCTTAGATGAGCCCGGCGCAGGTGCTAGTGGGTCCGGGTCGAAGAAGGCCCAGCGTGCGCGCCAGAAGCAAGTTCAGGCTGAGGGTGGGCGCCGCATCGTCGTGACGGCGATGCGTGCTCGTGAGTTGCGTAGGCAGGCGATCGTGGTGGGCGATCGTGTGCGGCTCGTAGGGGATGTCTCTGGCCGTGAAGGTTCGTTGGCGCGTTTAGTCCGTGTTGAGGAACGGTCCTCGTTGCTGCGGCGTAGCGCGGATGATTCTGATCAGGTTGAGCGCGTGATTGTCGCCAACGCTGATCAGCTGGTGATCGTGGTGGCGGCGGCGAATCCGGAACCGCGGACGGGTTTCATTGATCGAGCGTTGGTCGCGGCCTCGGATGCGGGGATCGATGCCGCGTTGGTGATCACCAAGACGGATCTTGCTGACCCGTCGCTGCTGGTTGAAACGTATGAGGGGCTGGGCGTTCAGGTTGTGACGTCCGGTTCGGCCGAACACCCAGACGACGTCGCCTCGCGGCCCCTGGATGCGGCGGCACAGCAGCGGCTGCGTGAGTTGTTGGATGGTCGGCTGTCTGCCTTGATTGGGCATTCGGGTGTGGGCAAGTCCACGCTCATCAACGCCCTGACCGATGCTGAGCGTGAGACGGGGGCTACGAACTCTGTGACGGGCCGCGGCCGTCACACATCTTCGTCCGCTGTTGCGGCTCATTTGAGTGGCGGTGATCCGGGCTCATGGATCGTGGACACGCCTGGGATCCGCTCTTTCGGGATGGGGCATGTGGATGATGAGAACATCCTCAACGCGTTCACTGACCTTGTGCCCGCGACGGTAGACTGCCCGCGCGGGTGCACGCATGCGGCTGATGAGCCGGAGTGCGCGCTGGATGCGTGGGTTGCCGCTGGGAAGGCCGGCCCGAGCGGCCACGCCCGTTTGGCTTCGTTGCGTCGCTTACTCGCGTCTCGTCAAGGGGATGTCAACGATGAGGACCTCAAGACGTTGGGTGGCTAGGGTATGAATATGACCCACACAACCGATAACCCCTCCCTATCTGGGGGTTCTGCCTCGCATAACACCGTTGCCTCGCATGATGCCACTGCCTTGCCTGACGCCGCTACCCTAGCTGATGATCTTGCGTTGGCGCATGAGCTTGCCGATGCCGTGGATGCTTTGACGATGGAACGTTTCGGCGCCGCTGATCTGTATGTTGAGACCAAGCCTGACGCGACGCCTGTCACGGAGGCAGATCGACAGGCTGAGCAGCTGATCCGTGAACGCCTTTCCCAGGCGCGTCCGGGGGACGCGGTGTTCGGTGAGGAGTTCGGTTCCACGGGGGATTCGAACCGGGTGTGGATTATTGACCCGATCGATGGCACCAAGAACTTTATGCGCGGTGTTCCGGTGTGGGCCACGCTGATCGCGTTGGTTGAGGACGGCGAGGTTGTGGTGGGCCTTGTTTCGGCCCCGGCGTTGGGCCGCCGCTGGTGGGCTTCTGTAGGCGGCGGCGCGTTCACGGGTGCTTCGCTGGATGAGGCTCGCCGCATCGGGGTTTCAGGTGTTACGAAGCTTGAGGATTCTTCGTTTTCGTATTCTTCGCTCACGGGTTGGAAGGCCCGCGGGTGGCTTGATGGCGTGCTGGCTATCAGCGATACCGTGTGGCGTACGCGTGCTTACGGTGATTTCTTCTCGTATTGCTTGGTCGCTGAGGGGGCCGTGGACTTCGCGGCCGAGCCAGAGCTGAATCTATATGACATGGCCGCGCTCGTGCCGATTGTGCGTGAGGCTGGTGGTGTCTTCACTTCCTTACAGGGCGAGGATGGCCCGTGGGGTGGTAACGCGATCGCCTCGAATGGATTGTTGCATGATGCGGCGTTGGACGTGTTGGGAACCCGCGGGGCGGAGCGCACCCCTACTCCCCTGCCGAACCATCAGCACAGCGCTGAATAACGGTTCTCCGAGTTCTCTTCTGACCTGCCGTCCCTTGTGCCACGCAGTTCTTGCCCCACCGTGCCTTGTGCCCCGGTTCCGTCTCTGACTTTCTTCCAGACCCCACCTTCCCAGATAAGCGTTCCCACGTAAGCGTTCCTAGTTACATGAGCTCTCCCCGTCGCGTTACTACTGCTGCATGGCCGATCTATATGGCCGTGTTCTTCGGTGGCGCGTTGGGTGCGGCTGTGCGTGAGTCCCTAGTTTTGTTTGGCGAGGCAGCGCAGTGGCCTGAGAACCTGATGATTCTTGTAGTGAATTGCGTGGCCTCACTGTTTCTGGGGTGGGCTACCGGCATGTGGGATCGCGGCCGCGGCATCGGCGGGAACTCGGCGGCCTTGAGGTGGCGTTCCTTCATTAGCCCGGGTTTTGTGGGCGGTTTCGGTTCGGTGTCCGCGGTGACGCTGCTCGCCTCGGATATCGTGGGCGATCTCGGTGTGCTCTCGCTTCACGTCGGCGCGGCCCTCGTGTGCGCTGGTATCGGTTTCTGGCTTGCCAGGTTCTGGAAGCCTCGCGGCTCTTATATGCGGCCAGAACTGTGGACTTCTGGTGGTGATGACCGGTGAGTGCGTGGTTGACCATT
The Pseudoglutamicibacter albus DNA segment above includes these coding regions:
- a CDS encoding DoxX family protein, whose protein sequence is MSLVRRVARPLLAAPFITAGVAHLRAPERTGNGLRPLLDKVSDVVPQAQSVAEKPELAARVLGGIQVGAGALLAMGRMPRLASALIVAAQSATLLADGVPQHKDGSRALAVTTQLGLTGGALLAVVDTDGKPSLAYRTQKASKKASKKARKQAKKAADAAGLSS
- the aroA gene encoding 3-phosphoshikimate 1-carboxyvinyltransferase is translated as MHSTLWLAPAKDGPLDAVVEIPGSKSLTNRHLVLAALADAPTRVVGALRSRDTDLMVEALSALGVGFEWVDSSTLLVTPLGEEALQERSPVSIDCGLAGTVMRFVPYVAALLRRPVTFDGDAAARVRPMDAVIAGLRALGADVAGGEDDFLPFTVTGSDRVAGGEISLDASGSSQFVSGPLLVGARLPRGLVVRHAGGAVPSPQHVEMTVETLRAAGVDASVGADGVSWSVAAGSISPGDVVVEPDLSNAGPFLAAALVCGGRVAIPRWPASTTQIGAEWERLLPRFGARVHREPDAFGTEQLVVTGGERISGVEADGLAELAPTAAALCALADGPSRLGGIAHLRGHETDRLAALATELSKVGSPTVETEDGLVISPTGELRPTVFGSYEDHRMATAGAIIGLAVDGLKVENIETTSKTMPDFPGMWSDMLSQKAIDFPGTEDPSAGQASVDTQGGGQ
- the rsgA gene encoding ribosome small subunit-dependent GTPase A, with the translated sequence MARREWSEEDVRIRPNKRGTRPRTKDRPAHADAVLAMVVGVDRGRYRCVLLDEPGAGASGSGSKKAQRARQKQVQAEGGRRIVVTAMRARELRRQAIVVGDRVRLVGDVSGREGSLARLVRVEERSSLLRRSADDSDQVERVIVANADQLVIVVAAANPEPRTGFIDRALVAASDAGIDAALVITKTDLADPSLLVETYEGLGVQVVTSGSAEHPDDVASRPLDAAAQQRLRELLDGRLSALIGHSGVGKSTLINALTDAERETGATNSVTGRGRHTSSSAVAAHLSGGDPGSWIVDTPGIRSFGMGHVDDENILNAFTDLVPATVDCPRGCTHAADEPECALDAWVAAGKAGPSGHARLASLRRLLASRQGDVNDEDLKTLGG
- the hisN gene encoding histidinol-phosphatase, which translates into the protein MTHTTDNPSLSGGSASHNTVASHDATALPDAATLADDLALAHELADAVDALTMERFGAADLYVETKPDATPVTEADRQAEQLIRERLSQARPGDAVFGEEFGSTGDSNRVWIIDPIDGTKNFMRGVPVWATLIALVEDGEVVVGLVSAPALGRRWWASVGGGAFTGASLDEARRIGVSGVTKLEDSSFSYSSLTGWKARGWLDGVLAISDTVWRTRAYGDFFSYCLVAEGAVDFAAEPELNLYDMAALVPIVREAGGVFTSLQGEDGPWGGNAIASNGLLHDAALDVLGTRGAERTPTPLPNHQHSAE
- a CDS encoding fluoride efflux transporter FluC; amino-acid sequence: MSSPRRVTTAAWPIYMAVFFGGALGAAVRESLVLFGEAAQWPENLMILVVNCVASLFLGWATGMWDRGRGIGGNSAALRWRSFISPGFVGGFGSVSAVTLLASDIVGDLGVLSLHVGAALVCAGIGFWLARFWKPRGSYMRPELWTSGGDDR